The DNA segment CTGGGTGCCGAAGGGCAAGTTACGGCAGATATTGCAGTGGGTGAGTTGGGCGTTGTTGCCGCTGGCTTTATTGTTGACGTTCTGGCTGCTGGGCGGTGGGTTTGGTTTGCGAACGGTGCGATCGAGCTTTTGGGGTGGTTTGACCCTGACGTTGTTGGTGGCGCTGGTCAGTGTGGTGTTGGCTTTTCCGTTCTCGATTTTTCTGGCTTTAGGTCGTCAAAGCAAGTTGCCGATCGTGCGTTGGGTCTGTACGGCTTATATCGAGATTGTGCGGGGATTGCCGCTGATCGGAATTTTGTTTATGGCGCAGGTGATGTTGCCGTTGGTGTTGCCGTCGGCGTGGCGGCTCGATCGATTACTGCGGGCGATCGCGGGTTTGGTGCTATTTAATGCGGCATATTTGGCGGAAAACGTGCGGGGTGGTTTGCAGTCGATTCCGCCGGGGCAGGTGGATGCGTCGCAGGCGTTGGGTTTGAATACGGTGCAGACGTTGCGGTTGATTGTATTGCCCCAAGCGTTGCGGTTGGTGCTGCCAGCGATTGTCGGCCAGTTTATTTCGATGTTTAAAGATACGTCATTGTTAGCGTTGTTTTCGCTGTTTGAGCTGACGGGGATTGCTCGATCGATTTTGTCGCAGCCGGACTTTTTGGGCCGCAATGCGGAGGTGTTTTTGTTTATTGGGTTGGTTTATTGGGTGTTCTGCTATGGCATGTCGTTGGTCAGTCGGCGGCTCGAGCAGCAGAATTAGCGGATTGCTCTGGCGGGGGCGGGATGTCTCGACTTCCGCAATGAACCTTGTAATAATAGCTGCATCAACTTACAAGATTTTTGCGGAGTAGCACGCGTGACGACGACTAAAAGTGAAGGGTTCTCATTGGCGACGGTCTTTGCCTCTAATTCGACGGATAATTCGTTGTTTCAGGTGTTGTGGCTGGTGGTGCGGGTCGTGGCGGGTGTGTTGATGGTGCACAATGGATT comes from the Romeriopsis navalis LEGE 11480 genome and includes:
- a CDS encoding amino acid ABC transporter permease, whose translation is MMEWLKKNLFNTWYNTLLTIVSVVLVVWIAQGLLNWVFRLANWSVVLENVRLFLVGRYPTQQLWRLWLVLGLVLLQPLLLLLQAWVPKGKLRQILQWVSWALLPLALLLTFWLLGGGFGLRTVRSSFWGGLTLTLLVALVSVVLAFPFSIFLALGRQSKLPIVRWVCTAYIEIVRGLPLIGILFMAQVMLPLVLPSAWRLDRLLRAIAGLVLFNAAYLAENVRGGLQSIPPGQVDASQALGLNTVQTLRLIVLPQALRLVLPAIVGQFISMFKDTSLLALFSLFELTGIARSILSQPDFLGRNAEVFLFIGLVYWVFCYGMSLVSRRLEQQN